In the Mycolicibacterium chubuense NBB4 genome, one interval contains:
- a CDS encoding helix-turn-helix domain-containing protein, whose translation MEAPEQGIERLHHFVTERRRALGISRAQMFARGGPSPSTMNKALTGDRGLSRSTLERIDRALGWAPGSAESVMDGGTPTSRIPASSDAACPAHEHVVTVLESTRTQLHTALELVEGLLGSGHAR comes from the coding sequence ATGGAGGCACCAGAACAGGGCATCGAGCGGTTGCACCACTTCGTGACCGAGCGTCGACGCGCATTGGGAATCAGCCGCGCGCAGATGTTCGCCCGTGGCGGGCCGTCGCCATCGACGATGAACAAGGCGCTCACCGGGGACCGCGGGCTGTCACGATCCACCCTGGAACGCATCGATCGCGCACTGGGATGGGCACCGGGCTCAGCCGAGTCCGTCATGGACGGCGGTACCCCCACCTCACGCATTCCGGCATCCAGCGACGCGGCCTGCCCGGCGCACGAACACGTCGTCACGGTCCTGGAAAGCACCCGCACGCAGCTGCACACCGCCCTGGAGCTGGTGGAAGGTCTTCTCGGGTCCGGCCATGCCCGCTGA
- a CDS encoding ANTAR domain-containing protein: MSKVGRGADPTSRRIIDMAIGVLIGWRGCSEREAFEEIASAVRETGFGIGSIADALVDLASGVEQSAPHHRAQALRVWGDAIPERSATLTAPPS, from the coding sequence GTGAGCAAAGTCGGCCGGGGTGCAGATCCGACGTCACGGCGGATCATCGATATGGCCATCGGGGTGCTGATCGGATGGCGCGGCTGCTCCGAGCGCGAGGCGTTCGAAGAGATCGCCAGCGCGGTTCGAGAAACCGGCTTTGGCATCGGCAGCATCGCTGACGCCCTGGTGGATCTGGCCAGCGGCGTGGAGCAATCAGCACCGCATCACCGCGCGCAAGCACTGCGCGTGTGGGGTGATGCGATACCGGAGCGGTCAGCAACACTGACCGCCCCGCCGAGCTGA
- a CDS encoding serine/threonine-protein kinase, with protein MGGYRIERLVATGATGTVYVAKNPTLPRRDALKVLSPDLSRDPAFRERFVREADIASLLNHPNIVSIYSRGEADNGQLWIAMQYIEGTDAEAALQAGTMPASRALRIVSEVAKALDYAHQRDVVHHDVKPANILLAPSPPGEEQVLLSDFGVATAAGGADDSDDDATLAVTLAYAAPEVITGGAVDGRADIYSLACTLFRLLTGKQPFHSAEGTTALALAHLHQPPPSISEHSPVASPQLDAVMARALAKNPADRYGSAREFAAAAAEAATLTPRRAPAVSPVPRDQSRTPGFRSSFDEPISVTPTMRRRTKPSPVVILWAVFASLHRSCRGPHTNKINPSDHATGHISKPDDEWPPRHRQHGRRSPAGSTSLTSW; from the coding sequence GTGGGGGGATATCGAATCGAGCGGCTGGTGGCCACGGGCGCCACCGGCACGGTCTACGTGGCCAAGAACCCCACCCTGCCCCGCCGCGACGCCCTCAAAGTGCTCAGCCCCGACCTTTCCCGCGACCCGGCATTTCGAGAGCGGTTCGTCCGCGAAGCCGATATCGCCTCACTGCTGAACCACCCGAACATCGTCTCCATTTACAGCCGCGGCGAAGCTGACAACGGCCAGCTCTGGATCGCGATGCAGTACATCGAAGGCACCGACGCCGAGGCTGCGCTGCAGGCGGGCACCATGCCCGCATCACGAGCGCTACGCATCGTCAGTGAAGTCGCCAAGGCCCTGGACTACGCCCACCAGCGCGACGTCGTTCATCACGACGTCAAGCCCGCCAACATCCTGTTGGCGCCCAGCCCTCCTGGTGAAGAGCAGGTATTACTCAGCGACTTCGGGGTGGCAACGGCAGCCGGCGGAGCAGACGACTCCGACGACGACGCGACGCTGGCGGTGACACTTGCCTACGCCGCTCCGGAAGTGATCACCGGCGGTGCTGTCGACGGTCGCGCCGACATCTACTCGCTGGCGTGCACGCTGTTTCGACTGCTGACCGGTAAGCAACCGTTCCACAGCGCCGAGGGGACGACCGCTCTCGCGTTGGCCCATCTGCACCAGCCGCCGCCGTCGATCTCCGAGCACTCGCCCGTGGCCAGCCCGCAACTGGATGCGGTGATGGCCCGAGCGTTGGCCAAGAATCCGGCTGACCGCTACGGCTCGGCGCGGGAATTCGCCGCGGCGGCCGCGGAGGCCGCGACACTCACACCGCGCCGCGCGCCCGCGGTCTCACCGGTGCCCAGGGACCAGTCGCGCACGCCGGGGTTCCGCAGCAGTTTCGATGAGCCGATCAGCGTGACCCCGACGATGCGACGGCGCACAAAGCCGAGCCCGGTGGTCATCCTGTGGGCGGTCTTCGCAAGTCTTCACAGATCTTGCCGCGGCCCGCACACGAACAAGATCAACCCCAGCGACCACGCCACGGGCCACATCAGCAAGCCCGATGACGAATGGCCACCCCGTCATCGTCAACACGGGAGACGGTCACCAGCTGGGAGCACGTCTCTGACATCTTGGTGA
- a CDS encoding AAA family ATPase — MSTARDYLDAGFDALGLLGNPADPNAAREQFGRAVSMDPGMCDAWLGLIATGDHSSETLRHAHETSATLHRETRRLGLQDTALEASVPSPGFIEVFPYTPASITLAYIAALLSQQDYDTAEKLLESFDTAREPMQSPIWRCLGATLHYVTQRWTDLLDWAARPVSGTLRVVDAATDLMAGVAHVGLGEFDAGLVLLKGVPADQVSPHAAALAALYRGYALRWLGRENDARVEFGMATVGGRMLPDASAALSDTTFGPKTTTAEAIAARTSRWDPQSGPSTEELRQAEQAQAAAVVLEEAERDLQSFIGLGGVKAHINKLKNVQIYDRAMAARGEGVGQRNALHMTLVGPPGTAKTSIARVMGKMYFGLGILTSPEFIEVSRKDLVGGVIGETEAKTGAILDRARGRVLFVDEAPELYKADNDRDFGRIALDVIMKFAEDHRDDTMIALAGYAGGMNRLLSANPGLRSRFPTQLEFSSYSADELGQIAAKFAESYRVFVHPEAVDTFGRYTSWLTTTSTNNPEDPAETLVDIAGNGRYVRNVVSEAVEKMKARVVSDASIDLATADLNVLRTVVASDMADAIGAILASAGIQTREQG; from the coding sequence ATGAGCACTGCGCGCGACTACCTCGACGCCGGATTCGACGCCTTGGGCCTGCTCGGTAACCCGGCCGACCCCAACGCCGCGCGGGAGCAGTTCGGCCGGGCGGTGAGCATGGACCCCGGCATGTGCGACGCCTGGCTGGGACTGATCGCTACCGGGGATCACTCCAGCGAGACGCTGCGTCACGCTCACGAAACCAGCGCCACGCTGCACCGCGAGACACGTCGCCTGGGCCTGCAGGACACCGCTTTGGAAGCATCGGTGCCCTCGCCGGGCTTCATCGAGGTGTTCCCCTACACTCCGGCGTCGATCACGCTGGCATACATCGCGGCGCTACTGAGTCAGCAGGACTACGACACCGCGGAGAAGCTGTTGGAGTCCTTCGACACCGCGCGCGAGCCCATGCAGTCGCCCATTTGGCGCTGCCTGGGCGCCACCCTGCACTACGTCACCCAACGCTGGACCGACTTGCTGGACTGGGCCGCTCGCCCCGTCAGCGGGACCTTGCGGGTCGTGGATGCCGCGACCGACCTGATGGCCGGAGTCGCCCACGTGGGTCTCGGTGAGTTCGATGCCGGTCTGGTCCTGCTCAAAGGCGTGCCCGCAGATCAGGTGAGCCCGCACGCCGCGGCCCTCGCAGCGTTGTACCGGGGGTACGCACTGCGCTGGCTGGGCCGCGAGAACGACGCACGTGTCGAGTTCGGCATGGCCACTGTCGGCGGGCGCATGCTGCCCGACGCCTCGGCGGCCCTGTCGGACACCACGTTCGGCCCCAAGACGACCACTGCCGAGGCCATCGCGGCGCGGACCAGCCGGTGGGACCCGCAGTCCGGTCCGAGCACTGAGGAGCTGCGGCAAGCCGAACAAGCCCAGGCCGCGGCCGTCGTCCTCGAGGAGGCCGAGCGCGACCTGCAATCCTTCATCGGGTTGGGCGGAGTGAAAGCCCACATCAACAAGCTCAAGAACGTCCAGATCTACGACCGGGCGATGGCCGCGCGCGGGGAGGGAGTCGGGCAGCGCAACGCTTTGCACATGACCCTCGTCGGCCCTCCGGGAACGGCCAAGACGTCGATCGCTCGCGTGATGGGCAAGATGTACTTCGGCCTGGGCATCCTCACGTCGCCGGAGTTCATCGAGGTCTCGCGCAAGGATCTCGTCGGCGGAGTGATCGGCGAGACGGAGGCCAAGACTGGCGCGATTCTCGACCGCGCCCGAGGTCGCGTCCTGTTCGTCGACGAGGCGCCCGAACTGTACAAGGCGGACAACGACCGCGACTTCGGCCGCATCGCACTGGACGTCATCATGAAGTTTGCCGAAGATCACCGCGACGACACCATGATCGCTCTCGCCGGCTACGCCGGGGGAATGAACCGGCTCCTGTCGGCTAACCCCGGTCTGCGGTCGCGGTTCCCCACCCAGCTGGAGTTCAGCTCCTACAGCGCCGACGAGCTGGGGCAGATCGCCGCCAAGTTCGCCGAGAGCTATCGCGTGTTCGTTCATCCCGAAGCGGTCGACACCTTCGGCCGATACACCAGCTGGCTCACCACCACCTCGACCAACAATCCCGAAGATCCCGCCGAGACACTCGTCGACATCGCCGGCAACGGCCGCTACGTGCGCAACGTCGTGTCCGAGGCGGTCGAGAAGATGAAGGCTCGGGTGGTTTCCGATGCCTCGATTGACCTGGCCACCGCCGACTTGAATGTCCTGAGGACCGTGGTCGCCTCCGATATGGCCGATGCCATTGGCGCCATTCTCGCCAGCGCTGGGATTCAGACCCGCGAGCAGGGGTGA
- a CDS encoding SHOCT domain-containing protein, translated as MYDGDGWMWDHGCGWGWGGWILMGLLMVVFWAVVITLVVLAIRYFTADRSSARTGWPGLGPNRAEDLLAERFARGEIDEDELRRRMALLHEHR; from the coding sequence ATGTATGACGGCGACGGCTGGATGTGGGATCACGGCTGCGGATGGGGTTGGGGCGGCTGGATCCTGATGGGTCTGCTTATGGTGGTGTTTTGGGCGGTCGTGATCACGTTGGTGGTCCTGGCCATCCGCTATTTCACCGCCGATCGCAGCAGCGCCCGCACCGGCTGGCCTGGCCTGGGTCCCAACCGCGCAGAGGATCTCCTGGCTGAACGATTCGCCCGCGGCGAGATCGATGAGGACGAGTTGCGACGTCGCATGGCCTTACTGCACGAACACCGGTGA
- a CDS encoding ATP-binding protein has protein sequence MARNAEPRVDHLYDPPVAVIGNLRFTRGGVYADYLIDGLPLVLRPLRTHERGSRYYRNLARALPSGWSLSGLLDTTDPNRLLRNMVGNHGHRPGWVEHCRLWEPTFNPAAAPVGAPVFLEQRRRGWLTFPVDSGRGGRNAAGAATKAKDWLVGRDVDSDTSVAAYARLAAEVVASLPAQFSVRPASPLQILWQHRHQVLRGALHEPMPPAAAGPDRLTSAAFVRPGVDEGANAVRSSWWPTMRPIVRLYDADRPDGPWSYQALLPVTHFPDTGLRFTKAAYLYALDNVETDATIDWMQHVTVRSPDRAEALNARAAKNIKDQMRQRGRMIEEDDELDVKLANTREYNAQIKANPSERELDVATLIAVGAPTIEMCEDAVKQVRHELDQAEIAVSRWRGAQSKLWAAFTPGSEKHAHLDEFRDPTSAHLWGRFTPLISTRVGDSRGTPLAENQNTLRRSLILHDPEGCARRQKNTGLIVIGDPGAGKSNRAKLSGIEVVLRGGKVDVFDPGTHGEWGQAFRNVTDTTTVDLGDSRFSLDPLRMFPFEEAGDVAADHILPMIGVPADSDMENRFTLLVSPDMLHANGINSMRSLIGYLRDQPDAGNDMLLARLEAWATQRAARAIFDETLPAYSTSQSLATIWLTNRLGLPDADDILNPHLYDKLPKSARAGMAIYGLIIDTVQRHQFLRREQFSTMIFEEAAELMAYPAGARTAHRITRQGRKHATGIWLISQDYRDFERMGDKFITQKWLFAIRNEELATKTLEWAGVDPALYPEVVQSYFEDTSPAVSADDEDSDDDAFGKVHPSRMGEGFIVDERGRRARCRFLGAPSTQLAADVDSTPPEEIFAPAEEVFA, from the coding sequence ATGGCGCGCAACGCTGAACCGCGCGTCGATCACCTGTACGACCCGCCCGTGGCGGTGATCGGGAACCTTCGTTTTACCCGCGGCGGGGTGTACGCCGATTACCTCATCGACGGGCTGCCCCTGGTGCTGCGGCCCCTACGCACCCATGAGCGGGGGAGCCGGTACTACCGCAACCTCGCTCGGGCGCTGCCCTCGGGATGGTCGCTATCGGGCCTCTTGGACACCACCGACCCGAACCGTCTGCTGCGCAACATGGTTGGTAACCACGGCCACCGACCCGGCTGGGTGGAGCATTGCCGACTGTGGGAGCCCACCTTTAATCCCGCCGCCGCACCGGTTGGTGCACCGGTGTTCCTCGAGCAGCGGCGGCGCGGCTGGCTGACCTTCCCGGTCGACAGCGGTCGGGGCGGGCGCAACGCAGCCGGAGCGGCCACCAAGGCCAAGGACTGGCTTGTCGGCCGCGATGTCGACTCCGACACCTCGGTAGCCGCCTACGCGCGCCTGGCCGCCGAGGTGGTCGCCTCGCTGCCCGCACAGTTCAGCGTCCGTCCTGCCAGCCCGCTGCAGATCCTGTGGCAGCACCGCCACCAAGTCCTCCGCGGTGCGCTGCATGAACCGATGCCGCCGGCCGCGGCCGGCCCGGACCGGCTGACGTCCGCGGCCTTCGTGCGCCCCGGCGTCGACGAGGGCGCCAACGCGGTGCGGTCGTCCTGGTGGCCAACGATGCGCCCCATCGTGCGCCTGTATGACGCCGATCGCCCCGATGGTCCATGGAGTTACCAAGCGCTGTTGCCGGTCACGCACTTTCCCGACACCGGCCTACGGTTTACCAAGGCCGCCTACCTGTATGCGCTCGATAACGTCGAGACCGACGCGACCATCGATTGGATGCAGCACGTGACGGTACGTAGCCCCGATCGCGCCGAGGCGCTCAACGCGCGCGCAGCCAAGAACATCAAAGACCAGATGCGCCAGCGCGGCCGCATGATCGAAGAGGACGACGAACTCGACGTCAAGCTGGCCAACACCCGCGAGTACAACGCGCAGATCAAGGCCAACCCCAGCGAGCGCGAGCTGGACGTCGCCACGCTGATCGCCGTGGGCGCACCCACTATAGAGATGTGCGAAGACGCGGTAAAGCAGGTTCGCCATGAGCTTGATCAGGCCGAGATCGCCGTGAGCCGTTGGCGTGGCGCGCAATCCAAACTGTGGGCGGCGTTCACTCCCGGCAGCGAGAAGCACGCGCATCTCGACGAGTTCCGCGATCCGACCTCGGCGCACCTGTGGGGCCGATTCACGCCACTGATCTCCACGCGCGTAGGTGATTCCCGCGGGACACCGCTGGCCGAGAACCAGAACACATTGCGGCGCAGCCTGATCCTTCACGATCCGGAGGGGTGTGCCCGCCGGCAGAAGAACACCGGACTGATCGTCATCGGCGACCCAGGCGCAGGCAAGTCCAACCGGGCCAAGCTCTCCGGCATCGAGGTGGTGCTGCGCGGCGGCAAGGTCGACGTGTTCGACCCCGGCACGCACGGCGAATGGGGCCAGGCCTTCCGCAACGTCACCGACACGACCACCGTCGACCTGGGAGATTCCCGGTTCAGTCTCGATCCGCTGCGCATGTTCCCCTTCGAGGAGGCCGGAGACGTCGCCGCCGACCACATCCTGCCCATGATCGGCGTTCCAGCCGACAGTGACATGGAGAACCGGTTCACCCTTCTGGTAAGCCCAGACATGCTGCACGCCAACGGAATCAACTCGATGCGTTCGCTCATCGGTTATCTGCGCGACCAGCCCGACGCCGGCAACGACATGCTGCTTGCCCGTCTGGAAGCCTGGGCCACCCAACGGGCGGCGCGGGCCATCTTCGACGAGACGTTGCCGGCGTACTCGACGTCGCAGTCCCTGGCCACGATCTGGCTGACCAACCGGCTGGGCCTGCCCGATGCCGACGACATTCTCAACCCCCACCTTTACGACAAGCTGCCCAAGAGCGCGCGTGCAGGGATGGCGATCTACGGGTTGATCATCGACACGGTGCAGCGTCATCAGTTTCTGCGCCGCGAGCAGTTCTCGACGATGATCTTCGAAGAGGCAGCCGAACTGATGGCCTATCCCGCCGGTGCGCGCACCGCGCACCGCATCACCCGTCAGGGCCGCAAGCATGCCACCGGTATCTGGCTGATCTCCCAGGACTACCGCGATTTCGAGCGGATGGGTGACAAGTTCATCACCCAGAAGTGGCTGTTCGCGATCCGCAACGAGGAACTGGCGACCAAGACGCTGGAGTGGGCCGGGGTCGATCCCGCGCTGTACCCCGAGGTTGTGCAGTCCTACTTTGAGGACACCAGTCCGGCCGTGTCGGCCGACGACGAAGACAGCGACGACGATGCCTTCGGCAAGGTCCACCCGTCGCGGATGGGGGAGGGTTTCATCGTCGATGAGCGCGGTCGGCGGGCGCGCTGCCGATTCCTGGGCGCGCCGAGCACGCAGCTGGCCGCCGACGTCGACAGCACCCCGCCCGAGGAGATCTTTGCTCCAGCCGAGGAAGTGTTCGCATGA
- a CDS encoding conjugal transfer protein: protein MQLTRTWRRRMTTTGQGGAKVIVTILVVSSVISGASTLWRWVFPPDETPVAVTARSVGNETTLVESYAIDCVTVLLTASSSRAAEVARCFPDTTDMSLPTTSPLIVSAQAASATFVGQTAPNVATYGVIVAVTEQSYTNAPPVRSYYQLPVSVYNGGAPRAMAKPARRDPPPPGVDVSLDYPVTITNDAVLAGVISGFVTCYLTDANGIERFVTVDSGLGPLRAYATATVTSIRAQHQVPDAPAEGSELRVWVTVSARAADYTTTPLQYPLTLRASGGAWSVAAIDVVPAIDSEAPPTPVAGGTR, encoded by the coding sequence ATGCAGCTGACGAGAACCTGGCGGCGACGCATGACCACGACCGGGCAGGGCGGCGCCAAGGTCATCGTGACCATCTTGGTGGTCAGCTCGGTGATCAGCGGAGCGTCCACACTGTGGCGTTGGGTCTTCCCGCCCGACGAAACACCGGTGGCGGTGACGGCGCGCTCGGTCGGCAACGAGACCACCTTGGTGGAGAGTTACGCGATCGACTGCGTGACGGTGCTTTTGACTGCCAGCAGCAGCCGGGCCGCAGAGGTGGCACGCTGCTTCCCCGATACCACCGACATGTCGCTGCCCACGACATCCCCGCTGATCGTCTCGGCGCAGGCCGCATCGGCGACGTTCGTCGGCCAGACAGCGCCCAACGTCGCCACCTACGGCGTCATCGTGGCCGTCACCGAGCAGTCGTACACCAACGCCCCTCCGGTGCGCAGCTACTACCAGCTGCCGGTCAGCGTATACAACGGCGGTGCGCCCCGCGCGATGGCCAAGCCCGCACGCCGCGACCCGCCACCGCCAGGGGTCGACGTGTCCCTGGACTATCCGGTCACCATCACCAACGACGCCGTGCTGGCGGGCGTGATCAGCGGCTTCGTCACGTGCTACCTCACCGACGCCAACGGCATCGAGCGGTTCGTCACCGTCGACTCGGGGCTCGGGCCGCTGCGCGCCTACGCGACGGCCACCGTCACCTCCATCCGCGCTCAGCATCAGGTCCCCGACGCCCCAGCCGAAGGCAGCGAGCTGCGCGTCTGGGTGACAGTGAGTGCCCGCGCCGCCGACTACACCACGACCCCGCTGCAGTACCCGCTCACGCTGCGCGCCAGCGGGGGCGCCTGGTCGGTTGCCGCGATCGACGTCGTTCCCGCGATCGACTCCGAAGCCCCGCCGACCCCCGTCGCCGGCGGCACGCGATGA
- the eccE gene encoding type VII secretion protein EccE, giving the protein MKERIWGARADLRAALPTEVLAVLGTGITVAFGAPWWAGAAGGAVLGALLFMVKAARLTPWQWLKRSIGRLRHKDHRVDTGEFVDVDSDGQPLGLHTDGETLVTMINVWGRPYIPTLLRPQGAETPNTLPLTVIAQQMQRVGLGVDVDVIAQGRRTASDNYGQFYAQLLADRPAAGQRSTILIVRMDTRAADTAAGLMWRTDAAAAVAAVTRRITRALRQNGCRAEPMTAEDMRQAVVDMHGGSQENVQSTFREGWKDLTHRGTHVTSYYLSAEDLTAERIDDMWAIASEHTLLALHLRRSSEGITTVSATVRFTTAQPLLTPPAVILNRYTGRQWWALSALLPGAERITGMPARLLTDDLDAAVAIGSSGVMLGKVDDALLLMPLRDPAGPTRIVIDADDDLAVRQIIRRASASGEMVAVYDPRRRWAMGAPSSRIWNTPDLRAQPPRPPTVVVHNGTSNPYPGAPVSISVGAGARSVEPDVRITQRNGRIRIETERFTARVDAVSFRSEQVFLN; this is encoded by the coding sequence ATGAAGGAACGCATCTGGGGTGCACGCGCAGATCTGCGCGCCGCACTGCCGACCGAGGTCCTCGCCGTGCTGGGAACGGGCATTACCGTCGCCTTCGGCGCGCCGTGGTGGGCCGGGGCGGCCGGCGGTGCGGTCCTGGGGGCGCTGCTGTTCATGGTCAAAGCAGCCCGGCTCACACCGTGGCAGTGGCTCAAGCGGTCCATCGGGCGGCTGCGCCACAAGGACCACCGCGTCGACACCGGCGAGTTCGTCGACGTCGACAGCGACGGCCAGCCGCTGGGATTGCACACTGACGGGGAGACCCTGGTCACCATGATCAACGTGTGGGGCCGTCCCTACATCCCGACCCTGCTGCGCCCTCAAGGTGCCGAAACCCCGAACACGCTGCCGCTGACCGTGATTGCCCAACAGATGCAGCGCGTCGGTCTCGGGGTGGACGTCGATGTCATCGCCCAGGGGCGCCGTACCGCCAGTGACAACTACGGCCAATTCTACGCCCAGCTGCTCGCTGACCGGCCCGCCGCCGGGCAACGCAGCACGATCCTCATCGTCCGCATGGACACCCGCGCAGCGGACACCGCGGCCGGGCTGATGTGGCGCACCGATGCCGCGGCCGCCGTCGCCGCGGTCACCCGCCGCATCACGCGCGCGCTGCGTCAAAATGGTTGCCGCGCAGAACCGATGACGGCCGAGGACATGCGCCAGGCCGTGGTGGACATGCACGGCGGCAGCCAGGAGAACGTGCAGAGCACATTCCGCGAAGGATGGAAGGACCTCACCCACCGCGGAACGCACGTCACCAGCTACTACCTCAGCGCCGAGGACCTCACCGCTGAACGCATCGACGACATGTGGGCCATCGCCTCCGAACACACGCTGCTCGCGCTGCACCTGCGCCGCTCGAGTGAGGGGATCACCACGGTGTCGGCGACGGTGCGCTTCACCACCGCACAGCCGCTACTCACACCGCCGGCGGTCATCCTCAACCGCTACACCGGCCGTCAGTGGTGGGCGTTGTCGGCGTTGCTGCCCGGTGCTGAGCGGATCACCGGAATGCCGGCACGGCTGCTGACCGACGATCTCGACGCCGCGGTGGCCATCGGCTCGTCGGGGGTCATGCTCGGCAAGGTCGACGACGCGCTGCTGCTCATGCCGCTGCGCGATCCGGCCGGGCCCACCCGCATCGTCATCGACGCCGACGACGACCTCGCGGTTCGGCAGATCATTCGCCGCGCATCGGCCAGCGGTGAAATGGTCGCGGTGTACGACCCGCGCCGCCGCTGGGCGATGGGCGCACCCTCATCGCGGATCTGGAACACGCCAGACCTGCGGGCTCAACCGCCGCGCCCGCCAACGGTGGTGGTGCACAACGGGACCAGCAATCCCTATCCGGGCGCACCGGTGAGTATCAGCGTCGGGGCCGGAGCCCGGTCGGTCGAGCCCGATGTGCGAATCACCCAGCGCAACGGGCGGATTCGCATCGAGACCGAGCGGTTCACCGCGCGCGTCGACGCGGTGAGCTTCCGCAGTGAACAAGTCTTCCTCAACTGA
- a CDS encoding Crp/Fnr family transcriptional regulator, with protein sequence MDKVLAGAAIAEAVHPAAAAALRRRLHPIVFGARQAVFTEGEPGDRLYIIKSGKVKIGRRFPRGRQHLLAILGPSDMFGELSVFDPGPRTSSATTITKVRAAWMDRDGLRAWIADRPEIAEQLLQTLARRLRRTTDTLAEHSGTDVPGRVARQLLLLAHRFGTGNGDTLRVTHELTQEEIAQLAGAGREATHKALHDFADRGWIRLETNAVVILHPDKLAHRAGHTGHIPEGSLHPCSEWC encoded by the coding sequence GTGGACAAGGTACTGGCCGGTGCCGCCATTGCGGAGGCTGTGCACCCGGCCGCTGCGGCGGCGCTGCGGCGGCGGCTGCATCCGATCGTGTTTGGTGCCCGGCAGGCCGTTTTCACCGAAGGTGAGCCCGGCGACCGGCTCTACATCATCAAATCCGGCAAAGTCAAAATCGGGCGCCGCTTTCCCCGGGGTCGCCAACATCTGCTGGCCATTTTGGGGCCCTCGGACATGTTCGGTGAACTGTCTGTCTTCGATCCCGGGCCCCGCACGTCGAGCGCGACCACGATCACCAAGGTGCGCGCGGCCTGGATGGACCGCGACGGGCTGCGCGCCTGGATCGCCGATCGCCCCGAGATCGCCGAACAGCTGCTGCAGACGCTGGCGCGACGGCTGCGCCGCACCACCGACACGCTGGCCGAACACAGCGGCACCGACGTGCCCGGCCGCGTCGCCCGACAACTGCTGCTGTTGGCCCACCGATTCGGCACCGGTAACGGCGACACGCTGCGGGTGACCCACGAGCTGACCCAAGAGGAGATCGCGCAGCTGGCCGGCGCGGGCCGCGAGGCCACACATAAGGCACTGCACGACTTCGCCGACCGCGGCTGGATCCGGCTGGAGACCAACGCCGTGGTGATCCTGCACCCCGACAAGCTCGCCCACCGCGCCGGGCACACTGGCCACATACCAGAGGGCTCACTACACCCATGCTCGGAGTGGTGCTGA